One part of the Terrimicrobium sacchariphilum genome encodes these proteins:
- a CDS encoding DUF6677 family protein produces the protein MSTGQGSAGNVIAALASFFIPGLGQLIQGRPLRALIFFLAAAALWVIMLGWIIHIWAIIDAALWKPKS, from the coding sequence ATGAGCACAGGACAAGGTTCCGCTGGAAACGTGATCGCAGCCCTCGCGAGTTTTTTCATTCCCGGGCTCGGGCAGCTCATTCAAGGGCGTCCCCTCCGCGCGCTGATCTTCTTTCTCGCGGCGGCGGCGCTGTGGGTCATCATGCTCGGCTGGATCATTCACATCTGGGCGATCATCGACGCGGCGTTGTGGAAGCCCAAATCCTAG